The Stegostoma tigrinum isolate sSteTig4 chromosome 9, sSteTig4.hap1, whole genome shotgun sequence genome includes a region encoding these proteins:
- the LOC125455125 gene encoding barrier-to-autointegration factor — MISTSHKHRNFVSEPMGNKSVSSLAGIGKTLGRKLEEQGFDKAYVLLGQFLVLKKDDELFKDWLKDICGANTKQAGQCATCLQEWCNAFL, encoded by the exons ATGATTTCAACGTCTCACAAGCACAGGAATTTTGTTTCCGAACCAATGGGGAATAAGTCAGTTTCTTCCCTGGCTGGTATTGGAAAAACACTTGGAAGAAAACTGGAAGAGCAAGGCTTTGATAAG GCATACGTATTACTAGGCCAGTTCCTTGTTTTGAAAAAGGATGATGAATTGTTTAAAGATTGGTTGAAAGACATCTGTGGGGCCAACACCAAACAAGCTGGACAATGTGCCACCTGTTTACAAGAATGGTGCAATGCCTTCCTGTAA